Below is a window of Pirellulales bacterium DNA.
TCTAGCACGCCGGTGCGGCGCGAGAAGCGGCGGGCGCCCACCGGCGGCGGCAACGCCATAAATCGGGTTCCGGACTTGCCGGAATTGCGGATAATGAGGGCGAGAATTCCGATACCGGGTTTGCCCCATGATCCTGTTGAGCGTTGAATCCATCGTCAAGCATTTTGGCCCCGATCCGGTGCTCGACGGCGTGACGTTCGAGGTTCGGCCGCGCGAGCGGATCGGTCTGGTCGGGCCGAACGGGGCCGGGAAGACGACGTTGCTCAAGATTCTCGCCGCCGAGGAGCAAGCCGACTCGGGCGTCGCCGAGCTGCATCCCTCGGCGCGGCTCGCCTATCTCGAACAGCAGCCGCTCGTCACGCCGGGACGCACGCTTTGGGACGAAGCCCGCGGCGGGCTCGAGCACCTCGTCAACATGGGGCGCGACGCGGAGGAAACGGCTCGGGCCTTGAGCGAGGCGACCGAACCACGCGACCGCGACCGGCTCGGCAAGCAGTTCGATCGCTTGCAGCATCAATTGCACCTGCACGGGGCATATAACTTCGATCACAAAATCGAGCGGGTGCTGGGAGGTCTCGGATTCGGTCCGGACTGTTTTCAACAGTCGGTCGAGACCTTGAGCGGCGGACAGCAGAATCGGCTCATGCTGGCACGCATCCTGCTGGCCGAGCCGGACATCATGCTCTTGGACGAGCCGTCGAATCATCTTGACATCGAGGCGACCGAGTGGCTCGAAGCGTTTCTGAGCGAAAGCGAGCAGGCGATGATCATCGTCAGCCACGATCGCTATTTTCTTGATCGCGTGACCAATCGCACGCTCGAACTTTATCGCGGCGAGGTCCAGTCGTTCCCCGGCAATTTCTCGGCCTATTGGCGACAGAAGGCCGAGCGACGGGAGGTGCAGCGGCGGACCTACGACAAGCAACAGATTGAGATCGCCAAGACGGAGGATTTCATCCGGCGGAACTTCTACGGCCAGAAGAGTGCTCAGGCGAAGGACCGCGAAAAGAAGCTGGCCCGCATCGAGCGCATCGCCGAGCCGCGCGAGATTACCGCGCCCAGGATGGGATTTCCCGAGGTGAAGCCCAGCGGCGAGATCGTCTTGCGGGCCGAGCACTTGGCGAAGGCGTTTGACCGGCCGCTGTTTCGCGAGCTATCGTTTCAGATCGAGCGCGGCCAACGGTGGGGCATCCTGGGACCTAATGGCTCGGGCAAGACCACGCTGCTGCGTTGCCTGATCGCCAGCGAGCCGCTCGACGAAGGATCGGTCCATCTAGGGACGGGCGTGCGGATCGGCTATTTCGACCAATTGCTCGGCGAATTGGACGACGACGCGCAAGTGGTCGATGCGATCCGTCCGCCGCACAAACAGTTCACTGAGCCGCAGCGCCGCGAGCATCTCGCCCGCTTCGGCTTGACCGCCGACATGGTTTTTCAGCCGGTGAAGAGCCTCAGCGGCGGCGAGCGGAATCGGGCGGCGCTGGCGCGGCTGGCGACGCTCGATGCCAACTTTCTCGTGCTCGACGAGCCCACGAACCATCTCGATCTCTGGGCCCGCGATTCGCTCGAGCGCTCGCTCTCTGAATTCGACGGAACCGTGCTCCTGGTCAGCCACGATCGCTACTTTCTGAATCGCGTCGTCGATCACCTGCTGATCGTCGAGCCGGGCCGATTTCGGATCGTCAACGGGAACTACGATGCGTACCTGCACCTTGTCTCGCGTGGCTTGGCCGCCGGCGAGGCGACGGTGGAGGACCAGATGGAGAAAAATCCGGCGACTGTCGGAGCGGCTTCAGCGACCAAGGACTCGACCGATGTCAAACCCGCCAAACGGAAACGCAGATTTCCTTATCGAAAGGTGGCGGATTTGGAGCGCGAGATTCTCGATCAAGAAACTCGTTTGGATGAATTGAACGTCGCGCTGGCCGATCCGCAGACCCACCGCGACGGCGGCCGAGTGCGGGAGGTGAAGGCCGACATCCTGACGGCAAAGGAGACGCTGCGGACGCTTTACGAACATTGGGAAGAGGCCGTGGAGTTGAATTGAGCGCCTCTGCTTTTCGGCCGATCCGCAGTCTTGCCCGAATCTGGGCGGACTTTGCCGGCTTTATTGATAAGACCGTTCAGACCCGACTCTGAGTCTCGTTGTGCACCAACTTAGCGCGCGAGTTCGTCAAGACCTAACGGCCTGGGCAATCTGTGCAGCGACGACGAGTGCGCATGGATTCGGTTGTACGCGAAATGTCGATAGGTCTGGTAATCCCGCTCGTAATGGATTTGTGGCGGCGGGGCCGCGCGGCACGACGAATGGAATCGCACGATGCAGTTTTCGAATACAACCCAAATGCTGGCCAGGGCGCCACGGCGTTTAGAGCCTATCCGAGAACTGGCTGCGGAGAGGGGGACAGTCCCCTTTGGTTCCCGACCATCTGGCGATGGTGCCCGCTCCACAAAGGGGGACAGTCCCCGGCGGTTCTCGGATAGGCTGTTAGTCGGTGTCGCGATTGTTTTGATCGGCTTGATCTGCGGCTGCACGCCGTGGGGCGAGTACGTTCACAACGGATTCAAAGTCGGGCCAAACTATGGCCGGCCCGCGGCTCCGGTCGCCCGCGACTGGATCGACGCCAACGACGTGCACGTGCGGCACGATGAACAAGAGCAAACCCGTTGGTGGAGCGTGTTCCACGATCCGGCGCTCGACGCGCTGATCTGCACGGCCTACCGCCAGAACCTGACGTTGCGGGCCGCCGGATTCCGGATCCTCGAAGCCCGGGCGCAACTCGGTATCGATACGGGCAATCTCTTCCCTCAAACGCAAGACGCCGCTGGCGCTTATCGCCATAGCGAAGCCAGCCGGGAAAATGGCGGAGGAGGAGGCGGGGGTAGTCGATTCAGCAACAATGTCAACTTCGGCTTCAATATGGCCTGGGAACTCGATTTCTGGGGGCGCTTCCGGCGGGCCATCGAATCCGATTCGGCAAGTCTCGACGCCTCGGTCGAACTCTACGACGCAGCTTTGCTCACACTCCTGGGCGACATCGCCACCGATTACGTGCAGATGCGCACGACCGAGCAGCAGATCAAGTACGCGGAGGAAAATGTAAGGATTCAACGCGAGACATTGCGCATCGTCGAAGTCCAGGTCGTCGGGCCCGGTCATAGCGAATTGGATATCGACCAGGCTCGGAGCACGCTATTGGCCACCGAAGCCGCAATTCCTGAGCTAGAAATCAGCTTGCGTCAATCGATTACCCAACTCTGCATCCTGCTCGGAATTCCGCCGGAGGATTTGCGAGCCCGGCTCGGCCCCGGTCCGATTCCGACGGCGCCCGCGGAGGTAGTCGTCGGCATCCCGGCCGATCTGCTCCGCCGCCGGCCGGACGTGCGAGCCGCCGAGCGGCAACTGGCCGCCCAGTGTGCACTGATCGGCGTCGCCGAATCGGCCTTCTACCCCGCGATTTCGATCAATGGCAGCTATGGATGGTCCGCGTCGAATCTCAGCCATCTTTTTGAGCCCAACGCGATCACTGGCTCGGTCGGACCGTCGTTTCAATGGAATGTACTCAACTACGGCCGGATTCTGAACGGCGTTCGCTTCCAGGACGCCAAGTTCCAGGAACTCCTGGCAACCTATCAAAACACCGTGCTTGCCGCTAATCAGGACGTGGAAAACGGATTGGTGACCTTCTTGCGCGGTCAAGTGCGCACTCAGCTTCAGCAGGAGGCAGTGGATGCCGCCAGAAAAGCCGTCGATATCGCGACGTTTAAGTATAAGTCCGGAAGCGCGAATTTCACTACCGTCACGCAGGTCCAACAAACTCTCGTCGTGCAGGAAAACACGCTGGCTCAAGCGCAAGGCGAGATCGTCACCGGCTTAATCCAAGTTTATCGAGCATTGGGAGGCGGATGGCAGATTCGCTTGACGGGATGCAATGAAAACCTTCCGCCGCCGGGAGTCGCCCCCGCGCCCTGGCAGCCGCCCAAGGAGTCGGAAGAGGTGCCTGCCCCGACCGACGTGACGCCGCCACCGCTGCCGCAGAAGACGCCCGAGAATAACAAGAACTAGGAATCTTTATGCGACTGCCGTCCGCTCGTGCGCCTTTCGCCGCGAGACTTTTGCTCATTGGCGCCTTCGGCGTTGGGATGTTTTGCCAAGTTGCCCAGGCCGACGAGCCTGGCGGCTGGCATCTCTGGCCGGGGATTTGTCTGCATCCCCCCTGCATGATGTGTCCCGACGATTATTGCCGGAAACCTATCCCACCTCTCTGCCCCGTCTGCTGCTTCGGATGCAATGACTATTGTCCCAAGCCTCTGCCGTGCATCGCGCCGGTGAAGTGCTGCGGTCCGGACGACTACTGCTGCAAACCGCTGCCGGTGATGCTGCCGCTCTGCCCAACGCCGTGTTACACGTGCGGCCCGCCACCGGCCTGCGGTTGCCAGCACGAACACTGCGGCAGCGGATCGGCACATTGATTTGAGATCGCTCGCAATTGCCAAGCGCCCGACGCGGAGCCGACGCTGCAAGCGTCGGCATCGATGCTGGCTACAGCCCGCGAGTATCTTGGAGACGAAACAACGTCGCGCTGGCACTGGCCGGGCCAAGACGTCGCCGCGCTGGCCCCATCCTCCGCGGATTTCCAGCCTGCACTCAATCACCGTCAAATCGGCCTTTTGCCGGCGGGCAGTCGGCGGTACACTCTCCCGCCGCGTTTAGAAGCGGCCAGGCCGCAAGGATGCGGTTGAGGCGGTTGGATTCATCTTCCCGCCGTTTGCCAAGGAGAAGGCATGTCGGTAACTAAGCATTCGAATAATCCGCGTTTGTCGGTGGCGATGATTGCCCGTGACGCCGAGCATTTGATCGCCGCGTCGCTCGATAGCGTCCGCGAGATGGCCGACGAAATCATCGTGGCCGACACCGGCTCCATCGATCGGACTCGGCACGTGGCGCTGGCCCGGGCGACGCACGTCGTGACGATCCCTTGGATCGACGACTTTTCGGCTGCCCGCAACGCTTGCCTCGATCGGGCGAAAGGAGATTGGGTCCTCTGGCTCGATGCCGGCGAAACGATCGACGCCGCCACCGCCGATGAGATTCGGCGATTTGTCGATGAAGATGCCGATCCATCGCAGGCCTATCTGATCCTCGTCCAGCTCCCGCCGGCCCAGGATAATCTGGCTGGAGAGCAGGTCGCGCGCATTCGCTTGATGCCGAACAAGAAGGAAATTCGGTTTCGCGGCCGAGTCCGCGAGAACCTGCGGGGCGCACTCGGCGCGCTCGGAATGTCGATCGAGCCGACTTCATGGTGCATCCACCGCACAGCGGCCGATCACGATCCGGCGATCAAATCGCGGAAGGCCCGCCGCGACCTGAAGCTGGCGGAGCTGGAAATCCGCGACCGCGGTCCGGCGGCCAGCCCGTTGATCGCGTCGGGCGAGGCCTGGACCAACCTGGGTGAATCGCGGCAGGCGATCGATTGCTTTCAGCAGGCGCTGGCCCTATCCGGTCGCGGCTCGACGGAAATGCTCGAGGCCTATTACGGAATGCTCGCCACCTTAGAGCCGTTCCGAGAACCGCCTGCGGAGAGGGGGACAGTCTCCTTTTGTTCCGAAGACTCCACAAAAGGGGACAGTCCCCGGCGGTTCTCGCAGCCACAGGACCACGATCTCCAGATCAAGACCTGCTTGGAAGCGCTGGAGATCTTTCCGTTCGACGCCCAGTTGCTCTGCGCCATTGCCAGCTACATGCAGAATCGCGGGCGGATTGATTTGGCCAACCGGGCCTATCAATCGGCCGTCACGCATGGGCAAATCAATCTCGAGACCTGGCATCTCACCTCGCTGCACGAAGTGGCGGCGAGCTGCCTTAGCCTGTCGCTCGAATTATTGAACCAAGACGATGACGCCAGGCACGTGCTGGAAGAGGCGTTGTCCGCCGGCGGCGATGCCGTACGCCTGCGGCGCCGCTTGATCGATCTGCACATCAAGCACGATCGCCGGAAGGAGGCGTTGGAGCAGGTCGGCTTGCTCCCGGGCCAGAGCGGGCAGCTCGATGTCCTGCGGACGGCGGTTCGCGGAGCTTGTCTGGCTGGAAAGAAGGAATGGAATTCCGCTCGCACGTTTCTTCAAACCGCCTACGACGCCGGCTGCCGCGATCTCGTCTGTCTGCGCTGGCTGGCCGTCACGCTAATCGCTTGCGATCAACCCTCGGC
It encodes the following:
- a CDS encoding ABC-F family ATP-binding cassette domain-containing protein, which encodes MILLSVESIVKHFGPDPVLDGVTFEVRPRERIGLVGPNGAGKTTLLKILAAEEQADSGVAELHPSARLAYLEQQPLVTPGRTLWDEARGGLEHLVNMGRDAEETARALSEATEPRDRDRLGKQFDRLQHQLHLHGAYNFDHKIERVLGGLGFGPDCFQQSVETLSGGQQNRLMLARILLAEPDIMLLDEPSNHLDIEATEWLEAFLSESEQAMIIVSHDRYFLDRVTNRTLELYRGEVQSFPGNFSAYWRQKAERREVQRRTYDKQQIEIAKTEDFIRRNFYGQKSAQAKDREKKLARIERIAEPREITAPRMGFPEVKPSGEIVLRAEHLAKAFDRPLFRELSFQIERGQRWGILGPNGSGKTTLLRCLIASEPLDEGSVHLGTGVRIGYFDQLLGELDDDAQVVDAIRPPHKQFTEPQRREHLARFGLTADMVFQPVKSLSGGERNRAALARLATLDANFLVLDEPTNHLDLWARDSLERSLSEFDGTVLLVSHDRYFLNRVVDHLLIVEPGRFRIVNGNYDAYLHLVSRGLAAGEATVEDQMEKNPATVGAASATKDSTDVKPAKRKRRFPYRKVADLEREILDQETRLDELNVALADPQTHRDGGRVREVKADILTAKETLRTLYEHWEEAVELN
- a CDS encoding efflux transporter outer membrane subunit, producing the protein MIGLICGCTPWGEYVHNGFKVGPNYGRPAAPVARDWIDANDVHVRHDEQEQTRWWSVFHDPALDALICTAYRQNLTLRAAGFRILEARAQLGIDTGNLFPQTQDAAGAYRHSEASRENGGGGGGGSRFSNNVNFGFNMAWELDFWGRFRRAIESDSASLDASVELYDAALLTLLGDIATDYVQMRTTEQQIKYAEENVRIQRETLRIVEVQVVGPGHSELDIDQARSTLLATEAAIPELEISLRQSITQLCILLGIPPEDLRARLGPGPIPTAPAEVVVGIPADLLRRRPDVRAAERQLAAQCALIGVAESAFYPAISINGSYGWSASNLSHLFEPNAITGSVGPSFQWNVLNYGRILNGVRFQDAKFQELLATYQNTVLAANQDVENGLVTFLRGQVRTQLQQEAVDAARKAVDIATFKYKSGSANFTTVTQVQQTLVVQENTLAQAQGEIVTGLIQVYRALGGGWQIRLTGCNENLPPPGVAPAPWQPPKESEEVPAPTDVTPPPLPQKTPENNKN
- a CDS encoding glycosyltransferase, whose product is MSVTKHSNNPRLSVAMIARDAEHLIAASLDSVREMADEIIVADTGSIDRTRHVALARATHVVTIPWIDDFSAARNACLDRAKGDWVLWLDAGETIDAATADEIRRFVDEDADPSQAYLILVQLPPAQDNLAGEQVARIRLMPNKKEIRFRGRVRENLRGALGALGMSIEPTSWCIHRTAADHDPAIKSRKARRDLKLAELEIRDRGPAASPLIASGEAWTNLGESRQAIDCFQQALALSGRGSTEMLEAYYGMLATLEPFREPPAERGTVSFCSEDSTKGDSPRRFSQPQDHDLQIKTCLEALEIFPFDAQLLCAIASYMQNRGRIDLANRAYQSAVTHGQINLETWHLTSLHEVAASCLSLSLELLNQDDDARHVLEEALSAGGDAVRLRRRLIDLHIKHDRRKEALEQVGLLPGQSGQLDVLRTAVRGACLAGKKEWNSARTFLQTAYDAGCRDLVCLRWLAVTLIACDQPSAAEPILRQWQAAAPGNLEAQKYVESLSVQSSATSGSSRVAPLAPADTERRLRGDVPTSPALGLFPPHSGGFSTVGINATSGK